One Lachnospiraceae bacterium C1.1 genomic region harbors:
- a CDS encoding helix-turn-helix transcriptional regulator, whose product MNNGSDIGNRIKQARKDQHLSQTELANRLGKTMRTVQKYESGEIEPSIGVLNEISNILNISPAELIGYQKKNITLDTLSDVLYVLNELNKKAGLHFNIDVNRPPKTEEWSCSLKFMGNDEIAENNADLCLFLERYADERESLEQGLSNEDRFNHWFETELAYYANVALPDKKGD is encoded by the coding sequence ATGAATAATGGATCTGATATAGGAAATAGAATTAAGCAGGCCAGAAAAGATCAGCACCTCAGTCAGACTGAACTGGCTAACAGGCTAGGTAAAACCATGCGTACAGTACAGAAATATGAAAGCGGTGAAATAGAGCCTTCAATAGGTGTACTGAATGAGATATCAAATATTCTTAATATCTCTCCTGCTGAACTTATTGGATATCAGAAGAAGAACATTACTTTAGATACTCTCTCAGATGTCCTCTATGTTCTAAACGAATTAAATAAAAAAGCAGGTCTTCACTTCAATATAGACGTAAATCGCCCGCCAAAAACTGAAGAGTGGAGCTGTAGCCTTAAATTCATGGGAAACGATGAAATAGCAGAAAACAACGCAGATCTCTGCCTTTTCCTGGAAAGATACGCAGATGAACGAGAAAGCCTTGAACAAGGCCTATCAAATGAAGATAGATTTAATCACTGGTTTGAAACAGAACTTGCATACTACGCAAATGTAGCATTGCCCGATAAGAAAGGTGATTAA
- a CDS encoding site-specific integrase — MKLPNGYGSVMKMSGKRRKPYMVRVTTGWTIDPEKGTKKQTYNVIGYAETKQEGLQMLSDYHQNPFDTKAAKMTFTDVYNAWSEAKYPTISKSNVHGYTASYNVCGTLYNKTFRDIKLAELQNVIDTCGKNYPTLRKIKVLFNQLYDYALKNDICNKDYSEFVDILKYKDKNPNKVERDIFSKAEIDRLWELKDDLFYQTVLMLIYNGCRISELLDLEKKNVHLEEQYFDVILSKTENGIRKVPIADKVLPFYKAWYESSDCEYLLHTDDNKKFTYRNYKDSYWTPLIENLGMEHNPHDTRHTCISMLAEAHVDPTMIKKIVGHSGAMSLTEKVYTHLDIQSLVEAINKI; from the coding sequence TTGAAATTACCAAACGGATATGGAAGTGTTATGAAAATGTCCGGGAAACGCAGAAAGCCCTATATGGTAAGAGTAACCACCGGATGGACCATTGATCCGGAAAAAGGTACCAAAAAGCAGACGTACAATGTCATAGGATATGCTGAAACCAAGCAGGAAGGCTTGCAAATGCTATCAGACTATCATCAGAATCCATTTGATACAAAAGCAGCCAAAATGACATTCACAGACGTATATAATGCCTGGTCTGAAGCAAAATATCCTACAATCTCTAAATCCAATGTACATGGGTATACAGCCTCATATAACGTATGTGGCACCCTTTACAACAAAACCTTTAGGGATATAAAACTGGCAGAGCTTCAGAATGTCATTGATACCTGCGGAAAGAATTATCCTACACTCCGTAAGATCAAAGTCCTTTTCAATCAGCTTTACGATTATGCTCTTAAGAACGATATCTGTAACAAGGACTATTCCGAATTTGTAGATATCCTCAAGTATAAGGACAAAAATCCAAATAAGGTTGAGAGAGATATCTTTTCAAAAGCTGAGATTGACAGGCTATGGGAACTCAAGGATGATCTGTTCTACCAGACAGTACTGATGCTGATTTACAACGGCTGTAGAATATCTGAACTACTGGATTTGGAAAAGAAAAATGTTCATCTTGAAGAACAGTATTTCGATGTGATACTAAGTAAGACTGAAAATGGTATCAGAAAGGTTCCTATAGCAGATAAGGTTCTACCATTCTACAAAGCCTGGTATGAATCCTCTGACTGTGAATACCTTCTTCACACAGATGACAACAAAAAATTCACCTACAGGAACTATAAAGACAGCTACTGGACACCACTAATAGAAAACCTTGGTATGGAGCACAATCCTCATGATACTAGGCACACCTGCATATCAATGCTGGCGGAAGCTCATGTAGATCCTACAATGATCAAGAAAATCGTAGGACACTCCGGAGCAATGTCTCTGACAGAGAAAGTGTACACACACCTTGATATCCAGTCTCTGGTAGAAGCAATAAATAAAATCTAA
- the rpsI gene encoding 30S ribosomal protein S9 produces the protein MAKVANRYYGTGRRKSSVARVYLVPGKGEIKINKRSIDDYFGLETLKVIVRQPLVATQTEDKFDVLVNVYGGGYTGQAGAIRHGISRALLEVDAEYRPILKKEGYLTRDPRMKERKKYGLKAARRAPQFSKR, from the coding sequence TTGGCTAAAGTAGCAAACAGATATTATGGAACCGGAAGAAGAAAGAGCTCTGTTGCAAGAGTTTACCTTGTACCCGGAAAAGGTGAAATAAAGATCAACAAGAGAAGCATCGATGATTATTTCGGACTTGAGACCCTTAAGGTTATCGTTCGTCAGCCCCTCGTAGCAACTCAGACTGAGGATAAGTTCGATGTTCTCGTTAACGTATATGGTGGTGGTTACACAGGCCAGGCCGGTGCAATCCGTCACGGTATCTCACGTGCACTCCTTGAGGTAGATGCTGAGTACAGACCTATCCTCAAGAAGGAAGGTTACCTCACACGTGATCCTCGTATGAAGGAAAGAAAGAAGTACGGCTTAAAGGCAGCTCGTCGTGCTCCTCAGTTCTCAAAGAGATAA
- the rplM gene encoding 50S ribosomal protein L13 — MDTYMASPATIERKWYVVDAEGQTLGRVASRVAMVLRGKNKPTYTPFLDTGDYVIVINASKIKVTGKKMDQKIYKRHSDYVGGLKTETLRQKLNKKPEEVFQLAVKGMLPKGPLGRQMFTKLHVFAGAEHNHAAQQPVELKF; from the coding sequence ATGGATACATATATGGCAAGCCCGGCTACCATCGAGAGAAAATGGTATGTTGTTGATGCCGAGGGACAGACACTTGGACGTGTTGCTTCCCGTGTGGCAATGGTACTTAGAGGAAAGAATAAGCCTACATACACACCTTTCTTAGACACAGGTGATTATGTAATTGTTATAAACGCATCAAAGATCAAGGTTACAGGTAAGAAGATGGATCAGAAGATATACAAGAGACATTCTGATTACGTTGGAGGCCTTAAGACCGAGACACTCCGTCAGAAGCTGAACAAAAAGCCTGAAGAAGTATTCCAGCTTGCAGTCAAGGGCATGCTCCCGAAGGGACCTCTTGGACGCCAGATGTTTACAAAGCTTCACGTATTCGCAGGCGCAGAGCACAATCACGCAGCACAGCAGCCGGTTGAGCTTAAGTTTTAA
- the hydF gene encoding [FeFe] hydrogenase H-cluster maturation GTPase HydF, whose translation MGLNDTPASERLHIAFFGRRNAGKSSLVNALTGQDMSVVSDTAGTTTDPVKKTMEILPLGPVVIIDTPGFDDEGELGKLRVEKTNEVLEKTDIAVLVIDSSRGSGNCEAELEEIFKEKKIPYMKVYNKNDLTEAELKAENALCVSSKTLEGIDEFKNRLSQMKKEAGNSRPLVSDLVKKGDKVILVIPIDESAPKGRLILPQQMVIRDLLEAGAVSIAVKETELEETLKSMPEAPKLVITDSQAFGMVMKIVPESVALTSFSILMARYKGTLDTQIKGIESLKSLKGREKILISEGCTHKRQCKDIGTVKLPGWIREFTGKDFIFETSSGGTFPKDLKQYALIVHCGGCMLNEKEMQSRMKRAVSEEVPFTNYGTLIASVNGILSRALQPLNKIS comes from the coding sequence ATGGGTTTAAATGATACACCGGCATCGGAGAGGCTTCATATAGCCTTCTTCGGCAGGAGAAATGCAGGTAAATCAAGCCTGGTAAATGCACTTACGGGACAGGATATGTCTGTCGTATCGGATACGGCAGGGACAACCACCGATCCTGTAAAAAAGACAATGGAGATACTTCCGTTGGGACCTGTGGTTATTATAGATACACCGGGTTTTGATGATGAGGGAGAGCTTGGAAAACTCAGAGTCGAGAAAACCAATGAAGTATTGGAAAAGACCGACATTGCAGTACTTGTAATAGACAGCAGCCGCGGCAGCGGCAATTGTGAGGCAGAGCTTGAGGAAATCTTTAAGGAAAAAAAGATTCCTTATATGAAGGTTTATAACAAGAATGACCTTACAGAGGCAGAACTTAAGGCAGAGAATGCTTTATGCGTAAGCTCTAAAACGCTTGAGGGAATAGATGAGTTCAAGAACAGACTCTCTCAAATGAAAAAAGAGGCCGGAAACAGCCGTCCACTGGTATCCGATCTCGTAAAAAAAGGCGATAAGGTAATACTTGTCATACCGATAGATGAATCTGCACCAAAGGGACGACTTATACTTCCGCAGCAGATGGTCATAAGGGATCTTTTAGAGGCAGGTGCGGTATCGATCGCCGTCAAAGAAACAGAGCTTGAGGAAACACTAAAAAGTATGCCGGAAGCTCCGAAGCTTGTGATCACAGATTCACAGGCGTTCGGAATGGTCATGAAAATAGTTCCCGAGAGCGTTGCACTGACATCATTCTCTATTTTGATGGCAAGATACAAGGGAACACTTGATACTCAGATAAAGGGGATAGAAAGTCTCAAGAGCTTAAAAGGCAGAGAAAAGATACTTATATCAGAGGGCTGTACCCACAAAAGACAGTGCAAAGATATAGGCACTGTAAAGCTTCCCGGATGGATACGGGAATTTACCGGAAAGGATTTTATTTTCGAAACTTCATCCGGAGGAACTTTTCCGAAGGATCTGAAGCAGTACGCACTCATAGTTCACTGCGGCGGCTGCATGCTTAATGAAAAGGAAATGCAGAGCAGAATGAAACGCGCAGTATCAGAAGAGGTTCCGTTTACAAATTACGGAACCCTGATAGCATCGGTGAACGGTATACTTTCAAGAGCTCTGCAGCCCTTAAATAAAATTTCATAA
- a CDS encoding nitrogenase component 1, protein MLEYNPPAHGTWNIVHIGMQVPESHQIYVCAINCMRGVVMTALEMGAEDRFSCVTFDEEDLFKDNLETVTIEGTAEVIEGLEKRPRTVMLFTVCTHAFLGTDLGRVYKELERRFPDIDFCRCYMDPIMQKNGPSPEMKLRYAMFANIRELPVRKKTAAVLGIDMKMTSENSDIAALLTENGWELKQLSDCRDYDEFLNLGETELFISSLPAGKDAVRRNAKRLRRDHIYMPMSFDPDDIDASMTELSKLMGISYDPRKLKEEAKNALENLRDLIGDKVIAIDYSACPQIFSLAEMLLDNGFNLKYIYADSVMSEEKEIAEKIEADERVEIRPVIAPEQRVAERKETDILAIGQKAAWFTNTAHFVNIVENGGLYGYKGIIALTELMKDAYLNEKDTADIIPRKAIGLCSNFEFCPR, encoded by the coding sequence ATGTTAGAATACAATCCGCCGGCACACGGCACATGGAATATAGTCCATATAGGAATGCAGGTTCCCGAGAGCCATCAGATTTATGTCTGCGCTATAAACTGCATGAGAGGTGTAGTCATGACGGCTCTCGAAATGGGAGCGGAAGACCGCTTCAGCTGCGTAACATTTGATGAAGAGGATCTTTTTAAGGACAATCTCGAAACCGTAACCATCGAGGGAACCGCTGAAGTAATCGAGGGTCTTGAGAAAAGACCAAGAACGGTAATGCTTTTTACAGTCTGTACGCATGCCTTTCTCGGAACGGATCTGGGAAGAGTCTACAAAGAGCTTGAAAGGCGCTTTCCCGACATAGATTTCTGTCGTTGCTATATGGATCCGATAATGCAGAAAAACGGTCCTTCGCCGGAAATGAAGCTTAGGTATGCCATGTTTGCAAATATCAGAGAGCTTCCGGTCAGAAAAAAGACTGCCGCAGTACTTGGTATTGACATGAAAATGACATCGGAAAACAGCGATATTGCGGCTCTTTTAACTGAAAACGGCTGGGAGTTAAAACAGCTTTCGGATTGCAGGGATTATGACGAATTTCTAAATCTTGGAGAAACAGAGCTTTTTATATCATCTTTACCGGCGGGTAAAGATGCCGTCAGAAGAAATGCAAAAAGACTCAGACGTGATCATATTTATATGCCCATGAGTTTTGATCCGGACGATATAGATGCTTCAATGACAGAGCTTTCAAAACTTATGGGAATATCATATGATCCGAGAAAGCTTAAGGAAGAGGCAAAAAATGCGCTTGAGAATCTTCGGGATCTTATAGGAGATAAGGTCATTGCGATAGACTACAGCGCCTGTCCGCAGATTTTTTCACTTGCGGAGATGCTTTTAGATAATGGCTTTAACTTAAAATATATTTATGCGGATTCCGTAATGTCTGAGGAAAAAGAGATCGCTGAAAAAATAGAGGCAGACGAAAGGGTAGAAATAAGACCTGTGATCGCGCCGGAGCAGAGAGTTGCAGAACGCAAAGAGACCGATATCCTTGCAATAGGACAGAAGGCTGCCTGGTTCACGAATACAGCTCATTTCGTGAATATCGTGGAGAATGGCGGACTATATGGCTACAAGGGCATTATCGCGCTCACAGAGCTGATGAAAGATGCATACTTAAATGAAAAAGATACTGCCGATATAATTCCAAGAAAGGCTATTGGCCTTTGCAGTAATTTTGAATTTTGCCCGAGATGA
- the hypE gene encoding hydrogenase expression/formation protein HypE, translating into MSEKVTLAEGAGGKQTAALIDSVFKENFENNYFTADDAAVLPRPEGRIAVSTDGFVVSPIFFPGGNIGELSICGTVNDLSCMGARPLYLTNSFIIEEGLEKDELRKIVRSMAETAERVGVKIVAGDTKVVPKGKADKVFITTTGVGEIITENPPSGAKAEPGDAVIVTGDIGRHGATILLSRDDYGIEADIESDCAPLWKSVEAAINAVGDVHVIRDATRGGVGTVLYEITRESSVGVRLEAAEIPVAEPVKGVCSMLGLEPLYLACEGTMVMIVPEEKADAVIKAISAFPETHGAKRIGTITAEHSGIVRVSTEIGTETVLPEPGHELLPRIC; encoded by the coding sequence ATGTCAGAAAAAGTTACACTTGCGGAAGGTGCCGGAGGAAAGCAGACGGCAGCTCTGATAGACAGTGTATTTAAGGAAAATTTCGAAAATAACTATTTTACGGCAGATGATGCGGCAGTGCTTCCGAGACCTGAGGGAAGAATAGCTGTTTCGACTGATGGCTTCGTTGTTTCACCTATATTTTTCCCGGGAGGAAATATCGGAGAACTTTCTATTTGCGGAACGGTCAACGATCTTTCCTGCATGGGAGCAAGACCGCTTTACCTTACAAATTCATTCATAATCGAAGAAGGTCTTGAAAAGGACGAATTGAGAAAAATCGTCAGATCAATGGCTGAAACAGCTGAAAGAGTCGGTGTGAAGATCGTAGCCGGCGATACAAAAGTTGTGCCGAAGGGAAAGGCTGACAAGGTATTTATAACGACTACCGGTGTTGGTGAGATAATAACCGAAAATCCGCCTTCGGGAGCAAAAGCAGAGCCCGGAGATGCTGTGATCGTTACAGGCGATATAGGACGCCACGGTGCAACCATATTGCTGAGTCGCGATGACTATGGAATAGAGGCTGACATAGAGAGCGACTGCGCACCTCTTTGGAAGAGCGTTGAGGCTGCTATCAATGCAGTCGGAGATGTCCATGTGATAAGGGACGCAACGAGAGGCGGAGTAGGAACAGTCCTCTATGAAATTACCAGAGAAAGCTCCGTAGGAGTAAGATTAGAGGCAGCGGAGATCCCCGTGGCAGAGCCGGTAAAGGGCGTTTGCTCGATGCTTGGCCTCGAGCCTTTATATCTTGCCTGCGAAGGTACGATGGTAATGATAGTACCGGAGGAAAAGGCAGATGCAGTTATTAAGGCAATTTCTGCATTTCCGGAGACTCATGGTGCTAAAAGAATCGGAACGATAACAGCTGAGCACAGCGGAATCGTAAGAGTAAGCACCGAGATCGGAACCGAGACAGTACTGCCGGAGCCGGGACATGAGCTCCTGCCAAGAATATGTTAG